Genomic DNA from Mycolicibacterium helvum:
GCCGCTCTATACCGCGCTGGACGCACTGCCGGAACCGCCGCTGCCCGGCACCTGGCCGTTCGTCCGCGGCGCCGATGCCCGTCGCGATGTCGTGAGCGGATGGAAGGTCGCCGAGGTGTTCCCGGCGCCCGACTTCACCGCCGCGGTCGCCGACGGCAACGCCGTGGTGTTGGGCGCGCTCGGCGACGGGGTCAGCGCGCTGATGCTGCGCGTCGGGGACAACGGTGTAGCTCCCGCCGACCTCGATCGGCTACTGGAAGGCGTCTACCTGGAGCTCGCACCGGTGATCCTCGATGCCGGGGCGCAGTTCGGTGCCGCCGCAGAGGCGGTGCTGGCACTGGTGGCCGGTGCCACTGACGCCCAGCGCGCCACGATGTCGATCGACCTGGGCGCCGACCCGCTGACCGCGCCACTGAGCGGAATCGCCGCGCCGGCCATCGAGGACGTCACCGGCGTGGCACAGACCTTGGCCGGTGGCAGCGGGGTGCGTGCCATCACCGTTGACGGCCCAGCGTTCCACAACCGCGGTGCCAATGCGGCATGGGAGCTGGCCGGGGTGCTGGGTGCCGCCGTCGAGTACGTGCGGGCGCTGGTCGACGCCGGTATCGAGGTGGCCGACGCGCTGCGACAGATCAGCTTTCGCCTGGTGGCCGACGACGACCAGTTCCTGTCGATCGCGAAATTCCGTGCGGGCCGCCAACTCTGGGCCCGAGTCGCCGATGTGCTTGGCCAACCCGACAGCGGGGCGGTGACGGTACACGCGGTCACGTCGCTGCCGATGATGACGCAGCGCGATCCGTGGGTGAACATGCTCCGCACGACGCTGGCCGCCTTCGGCGCGGGCGTCGGGGGAGCCGATACCGTCGCGGTGCTGCCGTTCGATGTCGCGATCCCCAGCGGATTCCCCGGCATCAGCGCCGGTTTCGCCCGCCGCATCGCGCGCAACACCCAGCTGCTGCTGCTGGAAGAGTCGCATATCGGGCGGGTGCTCGATCCGGCCGGCGGCTCCTGGTATGTGGAGGACCTCACCAAGAACCTTGCCGCCCAGGCATGGTCGCACTTCCAGGACATCGAGTTCCGCGGCGGGTTCGTGGCGGCGCGCGATCACATCGCCGAGCAGATCGAGCAGGTGCGGGTGCGTCGGGCCGACGACATCGCTCACCGCCGGACCGCGCTGACGGGAATCAACGAATTCCCGAATCTGTCCGAACCGCCACTGCCGCATTACAGCTCGTCGGAAACCGTGCGCCGCTACGCGGCGGGTTTCGAGGCGCTGCGCGACCGCTCCGACGCTTTCTTGGAGCGCACCGGTTCGCGCCCGCTGGCCCTGCTGCTGCCGCTGGGGCCGCTGGCCGAGAACAACATCCGGGCCACGTTCGCGGCCAACCTACTGGCCTCCGGCGGAATCGAAGCCGTCAACCCGGGCACCGTCGATGCCGCCGGGACGGCTGCTGCGATCGCCGATGCCGGCGCCTCAGTGGCGGTGATCTGCGGCACCGATGCGCGCTATGGCACCGACGCCTCCGATGTGGTGCAGGCGGCGCGCGCGGCCGGACTCGACCAGGTCCTGCTCGCCGGCCCGGAGAAGGCCGTAGCCGACGTCGCGGCCGATGCCCGCCCCGATGGTTACCTGACTGCGAAAATCGATGCGGTCGAAGCGCTTTCGTCCCTGCTCACCCGATTGGGGGCCTGATATGACTCAGTCCGATGTCGCCGGCTCCGCGGCTCCGGCCAGCACGAGCACCGTACCCAGCTTCGCCGACGTCCCGCTGCACGGTGAGCGCCCGGCGACGGCGCCCACCGAGGCCGCCGTGGCCGAGCACGTTGCCGCCGCCGCGTCGGCGCACGGCTACACCGCTGAGCAGCTGGAATGGCAGACCCCCGAAGGAATCGCCGTCAAACCGGTGTATGTCGGCGCCGACCGCGACGCCATCGCCGCCGCGGGATACCCGCTCGACAGCTTCCCCGGCGAGCCGCCGTTCATCCGCGGGCCCTACCCGACGATGTACGTCAACCAGCCGTGGACCATCCGGCAGTACGCCGGGTTCTCGACCGCCGCCGAATCCAACGCGTTCTACCGGCGCAACCTGGCGG
This window encodes:
- the mutA gene encoding methylmalonyl-CoA mutase small subunit; translated protein: MLRQQELPVSVEVEEARARWRTAVAGVLAKSSRKDPADLPAEPETLLDSPTYEGFSIRPLYTALDALPEPPLPGTWPFVRGADARRDVVSGWKVAEVFPAPDFTAAVADGNAVVLGALGDGVSALMLRVGDNGVAPADLDRLLEGVYLELAPVILDAGAQFGAAAEAVLALVAGATDAQRATMSIDLGADPLTAPLSGIAAPAIEDVTGVAQTLAGGSGVRAITVDGPAFHNRGANAAWELAGVLGAAVEYVRALVDAGIEVADALRQISFRLVADDDQFLSIAKFRAGRQLWARVADVLGQPDSGAVTVHAVTSLPMMTQRDPWVNMLRTTLAAFGAGVGGADTVAVLPFDVAIPSGFPGISAGFARRIARNTQLLLLEESHIGRVLDPAGGSWYVEDLTKNLAAQAWSHFQDIEFRGGFVAARDHIAEQIEQVRVRRADDIAHRRTALTGINEFPNLSEPPLPHYSSSETVRRYAAGFEALRDRSDAFLERTGSRPLALLLPLGPLAENNIRATFAANLLASGGIEAVNPGTVDAAGTAAAIADAGASVAVICGTDARYGTDASDVVQAARAAGLDQVLLAGPEKAVADVAADARPDGYLTAKIDAVEALSSLLTRLGA